One genomic segment of Vibrio sp. SCSIO 43136 includes these proteins:
- a CDS encoding ABC transporter ATP-binding protein, with the protein MSLLEVKNLRIEYPSRHGVHAAVKSLSFNIERGEIVGVVGESGAGKSTVGNAVIDLLSPPGLIADGEVFLDGEKISGLGTEQMRKVRGSKIGFIFQDPMTSLNPLFTVEHQLKETIHANMKVSDQEAYDRSLALMKQVGIPQPENRLKQFPHQFSGGMRQRVVIAIALAGEPDLIIADEPTTALDVSIQDQILKLIRDLCIEKNVGCMLVTHDMGVVSNVTDRVAVMYRGDLVEFGPTAKVLGTPEHSYTRSLISAVPRSDIKLDRFPLVSYIEEAHEMEPLDVKNHWLGQSQDHRDYTGPLLNVENVNLRFVTKDSLFESRREYVQASNNVSFEVFEGETFGLVGESGSGKSTIARVIAGLYEPNSGKVTFEGIDLTSLKSEKERRPLRRQMQMVFQNPYTSMNPRMKIFDIIAEPIRFHKLTANENETRQIVHDLLDHVGLGKMAGVKYPHEFSGGQRQRISIARALATRPRLLICDEPTSALDVSVQAQILNLLKDLQDELNLTMLFISHDLPVIRQMCDRIGVMQMGTLLEVAPTEQLFTDPQHEYSKQLISLMPEFTGLREDVKTA; encoded by the coding sequence ATGTCACTATTAGAAGTTAAAAATCTTCGAATCGAATACCCGTCTCGCCACGGGGTACACGCCGCCGTTAAGTCACTTTCGTTTAATATTGAACGTGGTGAAATCGTTGGTGTGGTAGGTGAGTCTGGTGCAGGTAAGTCGACCGTGGGTAATGCGGTCATCGACCTACTGAGCCCTCCTGGCTTGATTGCCGACGGGGAAGTTTTCCTCGACGGGGAAAAAATCTCGGGTCTAGGTACTGAGCAGATGCGTAAAGTACGTGGCTCCAAAATTGGATTTATCTTCCAAGATCCAATGACCTCTCTAAACCCTTTGTTTACGGTTGAGCACCAGCTTAAAGAGACCATTCATGCCAACATGAAGGTCAGCGATCAAGAAGCTTACGATCGTTCACTTGCGTTAATGAAGCAAGTGGGTATTCCTCAACCCGAAAACCGCCTAAAACAGTTCCCGCACCAATTTTCTGGTGGTATGCGCCAACGTGTGGTGATTGCAATTGCACTAGCGGGTGAGCCTGATCTGATCATTGCTGATGAACCAACAACCGCTCTAGATGTGTCGATTCAAGACCAGATCTTGAAACTGATTCGCGACCTATGTATTGAAAAAAATGTCGGTTGTATGTTGGTAACGCACGACATGGGTGTGGTTTCTAACGTCACTGACCGAGTGGCCGTGATGTATCGTGGTGACCTGGTGGAGTTTGGCCCAACAGCAAAAGTGCTGGGTACACCAGAGCACTCATACACTCGTAGCTTGATTTCAGCGGTACCTCGCTCAGACATCAAACTCGACCGATTCCCGCTGGTGAGCTATATCGAAGAAGCGCATGAGATGGAACCGCTGGATGTGAAAAATCACTGGTTAGGTCAAAGCCAAGACCACCGTGATTACACTGGCCCGTTGCTTAACGTGGAAAACGTCAATCTTCGCTTTGTTACCAAAGATTCTCTGTTTGAAAGCCGCCGTGAGTACGTGCAAGCGTCAAATAACGTTAGCTTTGAAGTATTTGAAGGGGAAACCTTTGGTTTGGTGGGCGAATCTGGTTCTGGTAAATCTACCATTGCCCGTGTCATTGCTGGCCTTTATGAGCCAAACTCAGGTAAGGTCACTTTTGAAGGCATTGATCTCACTTCACTTAAATCTGAAAAAGAGCGTCGTCCATTGCGTCGCCAGATGCAGATGGTGTTCCAGAACCCTTATACCTCGATGAACCCTCGAATGAAGATCTTCGATATCATCGCAGAGCCGATCCGTTTCCACAAACTGACCGCTAATGAGAATGAAACCCGTCAGATCGTACATGATCTGTTGGATCACGTTGGTTTAGGGAAAATGGCTGGCGTCAAATATCCGCACGAATTCTCAGGAGGCCAGCGTCAGCGTATTTCTATCGCACGTGCGCTAGCTACCCGCCCACGACTTTTGATTTGTGATGAACCAACCTCGGCACTTGATGTGTCAGTTCAAGCGCAAATCCTTAACTTGCTCAAAGATCTCCAGGACGAGCTCAACCTGACGATGTTGTTTATCAGCCACGACTTGCCGGTAATACGTCAGATGTGTGATCGCATTGGTGTCATGCAGATGGGGACACTACTCGAAGTGGCTCCGACCGAGCAATTGTTTACTGATCCTCAGCATGAGTACAGTAAGCAGCTGATTTCTCTAATGCCGGAGTTTACTGGCCTACGAGAAGACGTAAAAACGGCGTAA
- a CDS encoding cytochrome c5 family protein, translating into MDMSRFGIGLMAAALTFSSASFASSVSQEEYDAIAERIKPVGQVYLAGAEPVSNEPAEPRDGATVYNTFCTACHTSGVSGAPIKGDADQWAPRLAQGMDVVTDHAINGFNAMPAKGSCMDCSDDEIIAAIEHMIEGL; encoded by the coding sequence ATGGATATGTCTCGATTCGGAATCGGCCTAATGGCTGCAGCGCTAACTTTTTCAAGTGCTTCTTTTGCTTCTTCAGTAAGCCAAGAAGAATATGACGCTATCGCAGAACGCATCAAACCTGTGGGTCAAGTTTACTTGGCGGGTGCTGAGCCAGTGTCGAATGAACCAGCAGAGCCGCGTGATGGCGCTACGGTTTACAACACTTTCTGTACAGCCTGTCACACCTCTGGCGTGAGTGGCGCACCGATCAAAGGTGACGCAGACCAGTGGGCCCCTCGTTTGGCTCAAGGTATGGATGTCGTGACTGACCACGCAATCAATGGCTTTAACGCAATGCCAGCAAAAGGTTCTTGTATGGATTGTAGCGACGATGAAATCATCGCAGCCATTGAACACATGATTGAAGGTCTATAA
- the rep gene encoding DNA helicase Rep → MKLNPRQDEAVKYVSGPCLVLAGAGSGKTRVITNKIAYLVQQCGYKARNIAAVTFTNKAAREMNERVAQTLGKKEARGLMVSTFHTMGLNIIRREYKALGLKAGFSLFDDQDQMALLKELTEKQIDGDKDLLRELLSSISNWKNDMLTPVQVKGMAKGEKEQLFAFCFEQYQNQMKAYNALDFDDLIAMPVLLLKTNEEVRLRWQSKIRYLLVDEYQDTNTSQYELVKLLVGERARLTVVGDDDQSIYSWRGAKPQNLVLLSQDFPQLKVIKLEQNYRSTSRILRAANILIANNPHVFEKTLFSELPDGEKLKLLVAKDETNEAERVTGELIAHKFLNRTEYKDYAILYRGNHQSRLIEKSLMQNRVPYKISGGTSFFARAEIKDIMAYLRVLVNPDDDNAFLRIVNTPRREIGPATLEKLGNYANMRGKSLFEASFELGLEQHLSGRGLDNLRRFTQWIVAIADNAERGNTVDAVRALVRDINYEDWLYETSSSPKAAEMRMKNVSDLYSWIVADLEGDNYDKEEKTLKEVVQRLTLRDMMERGEDDDDADQVQLMTLHASKGLEFPYVYLIGTEEGILPHQTSIDEENVEEERRLMYVGITRAQKELTFTRCRERRQFGELIKPTQSRFLDELPHDDVEWELTKKPVSAEERMAKGQAHIANIRSMFNKK, encoded by the coding sequence ATGAAGCTGAACCCAAGACAAGATGAAGCGGTAAAGTATGTCTCTGGTCCCTGTTTGGTACTTGCGGGAGCAGGCTCGGGCAAAACTCGAGTGATCACCAATAAGATTGCTTACCTTGTTCAGCAGTGTGGCTACAAAGCTCGTAATATCGCGGCGGTGACTTTTACTAATAAAGCGGCGCGCGAGATGAATGAACGTGTCGCTCAAACCTTGGGGAAAAAAGAAGCGCGTGGCTTGATGGTGTCCACTTTCCACACTATGGGACTCAATATCATTCGTCGTGAGTACAAAGCGCTTGGTCTTAAAGCGGGTTTTTCTCTGTTTGACGATCAGGATCAGATGGCGCTGCTTAAAGAGCTGACCGAAAAGCAAATCGACGGTGACAAAGATTTACTGCGTGAACTGCTCAGCTCTATTTCCAACTGGAAAAATGACATGCTGACCCCAGTGCAAGTCAAAGGGATGGCGAAAGGCGAAAAAGAGCAGCTATTTGCATTTTGTTTTGAACAATATCAAAACCAGATGAAGGCCTATAATGCGCTCGATTTTGATGACTTAATTGCGATGCCGGTATTGCTGCTCAAGACTAATGAAGAAGTACGTCTGCGCTGGCAAAGCAAGATTCGCTACCTGTTGGTGGATGAGTATCAAGATACCAACACCAGTCAGTACGAGTTGGTTAAACTGCTGGTGGGAGAGCGTGCTCGTTTGACCGTAGTTGGTGATGACGATCAGTCTATCTATTCGTGGCGAGGCGCCAAGCCGCAAAACTTGGTGTTGCTGAGCCAAGATTTCCCCCAGTTGAAAGTGATTAAGCTTGAACAAAACTACCGCTCTACTAGTCGTATCTTGAGAGCGGCTAACATTTTGATTGCCAACAACCCTCACGTGTTTGAAAAAACACTGTTTTCAGAGCTTCCTGATGGGGAAAAGCTCAAGTTGTTGGTGGCAAAAGATGAGACCAATGAAGCAGAGCGAGTCACCGGTGAACTGATCGCCCACAAATTCCTCAACCGCACCGAATATAAAGATTACGCCATCTTATATCGAGGCAATCACCAATCGCGCTTGATTGAAAAGTCATTGATGCAAAACCGAGTGCCTTACAAAATCTCAGGTGGTACCTCGTTTTTTGCTCGCGCCGAAATCAAAGACATCATGGCTTACTTGCGAGTATTGGTGAACCCTGATGATGACAACGCATTCTTGCGCATTGTTAATACACCACGTCGTGAGATAGGGCCTGCCACTCTAGAGAAACTTGGTAATTACGCCAATATGCGGGGCAAAAGTTTGTTTGAGGCCAGCTTTGAGCTGGGCCTAGAGCAACATTTGTCGGGACGAGGTTTAGACAACTTACGCCGCTTTACTCAGTGGATTGTCGCCATTGCCGATAACGCTGAGCGTGGTAATACTGTTGATGCAGTGCGTGCGTTAGTACGTGACATCAACTACGAAGATTGGCTGTATGAGACTTCATCGAGTCCGAAAGCGGCTGAGATGCGAATGAAAAACGTCTCGGATCTCTACAGTTGGATAGTGGCAGACCTTGAAGGCGATAACTATGACAAAGAAGAGAAGACGCTCAAAGAAGTGGTGCAGCGCCTGACGCTAAGAGACATGATGGAGCGAGGTGAAGATGACGATGATGCTGACCAAGTGCAGCTGATGACTTTGCATGCTTCAAAAGGTCTTGAGTTTCCTTACGTTTATCTTATTGGTACCGAAGAAGGCATATTGCCGCACCAAACCAGTATTGATGAAGAGAACGTCGAGGAAGAACGCCGCTTAATGTATGTAGGCATCACCCGAGCGCAAAAAGAGCTCACCTTTACTCGTTGTCGTGAACGCCGCCAGTTTGGTGAACTGATCAAACCCACCCAAAGTCGATTTCTTGATGAGTTGCCCCATGATGATGTCGAGTGGGAGCTAACCAAAAAGCCAGTGTCAGCGGAAGAGCGAATGGCTAAAGGGCAGGCGCACATTGCCAATATCCGTTCAATGTTTAATAAAAAGTAA
- a CDS encoding TetR/AcrR family transcriptional regulator: MSIQADMDKRDKILKATQDLLAKEGFHGLSMQKIAKHAGVAAGTIYRYFDDKEALLKEIRMSVTKLIAVEMQAGVSDDMPLEARFRIMWLNLWELGQGNSKVLNNQVQYESLPQPTTEEEREAERKLFPHVEKMFKQGIAEGVFKPLDGKILFTLSLQTGVMLAKKHAQGVIELDKHSLEEAISASWDAIIQH; this comes from the coding sequence ATGAGCATTCAAGCCGATATGGATAAACGCGACAAGATCCTAAAAGCCACCCAAGATTTGCTAGCAAAAGAAGGCTTTCACGGCCTTTCTATGCAGAAAATTGCTAAGCACGCTGGTGTCGCCGCTGGCACCATTTATCGTTATTTCGACGATAAGGAAGCGCTACTCAAAGAGATCCGCATGAGCGTGACCAAATTGATAGCGGTTGAAATGCAAGCTGGGGTGAGCGACGACATGCCGCTCGAAGCGCGATTTAGGATCATGTGGCTAAATCTATGGGAGCTCGGTCAAGGCAATAGCAAAGTACTCAACAACCAGGTTCAGTACGAATCTTTGCCTCAACCGACCACCGAAGAAGAGCGTGAGGCGGAACGAAAGCTGTTCCCACACGTAGAAAAGATGTTCAAACAAGGTATTGCCGAAGGGGTCTTCAAACCTTTAGACGGCAAAATCCTTTTCACCCTGAGTTTGCAAACGGGCGTCATGCTCGCCAAAAAACACGCTCAAGGGGTGATTGAGTTAGATAAACACTCGCTGGAGGAAGCTATTTCCGCCAGTTGGGACGCCATCATACAACATTAG